Proteins encoded within one genomic window of Actinomycetes bacterium:
- the ychF gene encoding redox-regulated ATPase YchF yields the protein MALTIGIVGLPNVGKSTLFNALTKNPDGALAANYPFATIEPNTGVVPVPDARLPVLAEMFTSDKTIPATVTFVDIAGIVAGASEGQGLGNQFLAHIRESDAICQVLRAFADPDVVHVAGEVSPAEDMATINTELMLADLQTLEKAIPRLEKEARNDKSRAPLLAAAQQAQQVLESGRTVFAAGLDLESLRELFLLTAKPFIYVINADESELPDDAFRERMRELVAPAEAVFLDAKVESELVELPDEEALELLESIGQQEAGIHALARVGFATLGLQTYLTAGPKESRAWTIRRGDTAPEAAGVIHTDFQKGFIKAEIVSYDELVDAGSMAEARSRGQVRMEGKDYVMQHGDVVEFRFNT from the coding sequence GTGGCTCTTACTATTGGCATCGTCGGTCTCCCCAACGTCGGTAAGTCCACGTTGTTCAACGCACTCACGAAGAACCCCGATGGTGCGCTAGCCGCCAACTACCCTTTCGCGACTATCGAGCCGAACACCGGCGTGGTTCCGGTTCCGGATGCTCGACTACCGGTGCTCGCTGAGATGTTCACCTCTGACAAGACCATCCCGGCCACAGTGACCTTTGTGGACATTGCGGGGATCGTCGCTGGTGCCAGCGAGGGCCAGGGCTTGGGTAATCAGTTCTTAGCGCACATTCGGGAATCCGATGCCATCTGTCAGGTGCTGCGGGCGTTCGCAGATCCAGATGTGGTTCATGTGGCCGGTGAAGTATCGCCGGCTGAAGATATGGCCACGATCAACACTGAGTTGATGCTGGCGGATCTGCAAACTCTGGAAAAGGCTATTCCTCGGCTGGAGAAGGAAGCCCGCAACGACAAATCACGGGCGCCGCTGTTGGCGGCAGCCCAGCAGGCGCAACAAGTGTTGGAATCTGGGCGAACGGTCTTTGCTGCCGGTCTTGATCTGGAGTCGCTGCGGGAGTTGTTCCTATTGACCGCCAAGCCGTTCATCTACGTCATCAATGCCGACGAATCCGAACTACCCGATGACGCCTTCCGTGAGCGGATGAGGGAGTTAGTGGCGCCAGCAGAGGCGGTTTTCCTCGATGCGAAAGTCGAATCAGAACTGGTGGAGTTACCAGACGAGGAAGCGCTGGAACTGCTGGAATCCATCGGCCAACAAGAGGCCGGCATTCATGCGTTGGCCCGGGTGGGGTTCGCCACGCTGGGTCTGCAGACGTATCTGACCGCTGGCCCCAAGGAATCACGGGCCTGGACCATCAGACGCGGCGATACCGCGCCGGAAGCCGCCGGCGTTATCCATACCGATTTCCAAAAGGGCTTCATCAAGGCCGAGATCGTTTCCTATGACGAGTTGGTGGATGCTGGCTCGATGGCGGAGGCGCGATCCCGTGGTCAGGTCCGGATGGAAGGTAAGGACTACGTTATGCAGCACGGTGATGTTGTGGAGTTTCGGTTCAACACCTAA
- the rmuC gene encoding DNA recombination protein RmuC, producing the protein MDFAMAMILIAGILLAAAIGYWVALRRSAADLRAQRAEQGRENDQLAHSNAQLTGELTAVQRSLATAETQLAQQREERRQWDELLNPVQTALKLLTERVHESDKSRVTKETEILTKLSKMSEDFGQASQNVREEARRLNSALSRSENRGSWGEMQLRRLVEAAGMLRHVHFEEQHTTRADDQIQRPDLLVQLAGGRHAVVDAKVPLDAFLSAEDPNDAAALDRHAAAVADHLQKLGSKEYWRQYDSPEFVVMFLPAEGLLAAALGAQPELLQKGIDKRVLIATPNTLLAMLLTIDHSWRQLEAAAQAREIQQAGTDLYQRVLKLVDLLSLLGKSIHTTSDRYNQLVGSVEARLLPAGRRMAELAISDTPIPVPERTATEIRSLDAERWPSPADAVAIGPEIPTGAASEDGERPEVEPNQQSA; encoded by the coding sequence GTGGACTTCGCCATGGCCATGATTTTGATCGCCGGAATACTGCTGGCAGCTGCTATCGGCTACTGGGTCGCCTTGCGGCGCTCAGCTGCTGATCTGCGTGCCCAACGAGCAGAGCAGGGCCGGGAAAACGACCAACTCGCCCACAGCAATGCCCAGTTGACCGGCGAGTTGACGGCAGTGCAACGCTCGTTGGCCACTGCCGAAACCCAACTCGCGCAGCAGCGGGAGGAACGCCGGCAATGGGATGAGCTTCTGAATCCCGTCCAGACCGCGCTCAAACTGCTGACGGAGCGGGTGCATGAATCGGACAAGAGCCGAGTGACCAAGGAGACCGAAATCCTGACGAAACTCAGCAAGATGTCTGAGGATTTTGGCCAAGCATCGCAAAACGTCCGCGAAGAAGCTCGACGACTCAATAGCGCCCTATCCCGCTCCGAGAACCGCGGCAGTTGGGGAGAGATGCAGTTACGTCGACTGGTCGAGGCAGCGGGTATGTTGCGGCACGTCCACTTTGAGGAACAGCACACCACTAGGGCTGACGATCAGATACAGCGCCCCGATTTGCTGGTGCAGTTGGCTGGCGGTCGACACGCGGTCGTGGATGCCAAAGTCCCGCTGGACGCCTTCTTGAGCGCCGAAGATCCGAACGACGCTGCTGCCCTGGATCGTCACGCAGCAGCTGTGGCTGATCATCTCCAGAAACTGGGCAGCAAAGAGTACTGGCGTCAGTACGACTCCCCGGAGTTCGTCGTCATGTTTCTACCCGCAGAAGGTTTACTGGCGGCAGCATTGGGCGCTCAACCGGAATTGCTGCAAAAGGGCATCGACAAGCGAGTCTTGATTGCCACGCCGAATACTTTGCTCGCCATGTTGTTGACTATCGATCACAGTTGGCGGCAACTCGAGGCCGCTGCGCAGGCGCGTGAGATCCAACAGGCGGGCACCGACTTATATCAGCGGGTTCTCAAACTGGTGGACCTGCTGAGTTTGCTGGGCAAATCGATACATACGACGTCTGATCGGTACAACCAACTGGTTGGTTCGGTGGAAGCGAGACTGCTGCCAGCAGGTCGACGCATGGCAGAGCTCGCAATTTCGGATACCCCCATTCCAGTTCCGGAACGGACCGCAACCGAAATTCGCTCGCTTGATGCCGAAAGGTGGCCATCCCCGGCGGATGCCGTCGCGATCGGCCCAGAGATTCCGACCGGTGCAGCGAGCGAGGATGGGGAGCGTCCGGAAGTAGAACCCAATCAACAGTCCGCGTAA
- a CDS encoding 4-hydroxy-3-methylbut-2-enyl diphosphate reductase: MAELENRRVLLASPRGYCAGVERAVDSVEEALAKHGAPIYVRKQIVHNRHVVENLEGKGAIFVEENEEVPEGSIVVFSAHGVAPEVYQQAKERNLFAIDATCPLVTKVHNEAKRYAREDYQILLIGHEGHEEVVGTAGEAPEHITIVDNPEHARTVEIGEGKVAWLSQTTLSVDETMATVDVLRERFPELMDPPSDDICYATQNRQQAVKEIAPQCDLMIVVGSLNSSNSVRLAEVAEQAGADRAVRVDNAGELDENVLDGAATVGLTSGASVPEVLVREVLQWLAERGYGDVETVETTTETLTFTLPKELRKSRS; this comes from the coding sequence ATGGCTGAACTTGAAAATCGTCGTGTCCTGCTTGCGTCTCCTCGGGGCTACTGCGCCGGTGTTGAGCGTGCGGTGGATAGCGTCGAAGAGGCTTTGGCGAAGCACGGTGCTCCGATCTACGTGCGCAAACAGATCGTTCACAATCGGCATGTAGTGGAGAATCTTGAAGGGAAAGGCGCAATTTTCGTCGAGGAGAACGAGGAAGTGCCCGAAGGTTCGATCGTGGTGTTTTCCGCTCACGGTGTGGCGCCAGAGGTCTACCAGCAGGCCAAGGAGCGAAACTTGTTCGCCATCGATGCCACCTGTCCCCTGGTTACCAAGGTTCACAACGAGGCCAAGCGCTACGCCCGCGAGGACTACCAGATTCTGCTGATTGGTCACGAGGGACATGAGGAAGTAGTAGGTACGGCCGGAGAAGCGCCGGAGCACATCACCATCGTTGACAACCCAGAACATGCCCGCACCGTTGAGATTGGCGAAGGAAAGGTAGCGTGGCTGTCGCAGACCACCTTGTCGGTGGACGAGACGATGGCCACGGTAGACGTTCTGCGAGAGCGGTTTCCGGAACTGATGGATCCACCGAGCGACGACATCTGTTATGCCACTCAGAATCGGCAGCAGGCCGTCAAGGAGATTGCACCGCAATGCGATCTGATGATCGTGGTGGGCTCCTTGAATTCCTCTAATAGCGTGCGACTTGCGGAGGTCGCCGAGCAGGCCGGCGCAGACCGTGCTGTTCGGGTGGATAACGCTGGCGAGCTTGATGAGAATGTGTTGGATGGGGCGGCGACTGTCGGGTTGACCAGCGGTGCCTCGGTGCCGGAGGTTCTCGTTCGTGAGGTCCTGCAGTGGCTAGCAGAGCGGGGATACGGCGACGTGGAAACGGTCGAAACTACGACTGAAACTCTTACTTTCACTCTGCCCAAGGAACTGCGCAAGAGCCGGTCTTAA
- the xseA gene encoding exodeoxyribonuclease VII large subunit, with amino-acid sequence MAVSSSADNPVQVRQAARMLTDYLGRLGELWIEGQVAELRRRQKMAFLTLRDTTAQVSIPVVVGLERLTDSQVDTGQRVIVQAKLEYWSGNGQLQWRARQLQPVGEGALLRQLEALKKTLAAEGLFAAERKRSLPFLPQRVGLICGRRAAAHDDVIVNARDRWPAVAFEIREVAVQGPNCVPEVVAALAELDAQPDVDVIVIARGGGSFEDLLGFSNEALVRAAARSATPVVSAIGHEEDNPILDHVADVRASTPTAAGKLIVPDATAEIESLNATRQRLRRRLATLLDSTSSELQALATRLELNSPSRLLAQRRQEIRNLRSRNNLAVMAQLTDERTRLTALQQRPGLARPEQLIQPRRTEITQLRGQLQRCQISALRDRRQHVTSQQARLTALSPQGTLDRGYAVVRRLDDSLVLDAADVAVAEPLTVRVRTGTFPVVVSETFDQADEEN; translated from the coding sequence ATGGCGGTATCGAGTTCGGCGGACAATCCGGTGCAGGTGCGGCAGGCCGCCCGGATGCTGACCGACTACCTGGGACGGCTCGGCGAACTGTGGATCGAAGGCCAGGTTGCCGAATTACGTCGCCGCCAAAAGATGGCCTTTCTGACTTTGCGTGACACCACCGCGCAAGTGTCTATCCCGGTGGTTGTCGGGCTTGAGCGCCTCACGGATAGCCAGGTCGACACCGGACAGCGAGTCATTGTGCAGGCAAAGCTGGAGTACTGGAGTGGTAACGGGCAGCTGCAGTGGCGCGCACGCCAGTTGCAACCGGTGGGTGAGGGCGCCTTGCTGCGCCAACTGGAAGCGTTGAAGAAGACGCTGGCCGCAGAGGGCCTCTTTGCCGCCGAACGAAAGCGGTCACTGCCGTTCCTACCGCAACGTGTCGGGCTGATCTGCGGACGGCGGGCCGCTGCCCATGACGATGTGATTGTTAACGCCCGCGACCGGTGGCCCGCGGTTGCTTTCGAGATTCGTGAGGTCGCAGTACAGGGGCCTAACTGTGTACCGGAGGTGGTCGCCGCGCTTGCAGAACTAGACGCTCAGCCCGACGTGGATGTCATTGTGATTGCTCGCGGCGGCGGCTCCTTCGAAGACCTGTTGGGATTCAGCAACGAGGCGCTTGTCCGCGCGGCTGCTAGGAGCGCCACGCCGGTGGTGTCAGCGATCGGTCACGAAGAGGACAACCCCATCCTCGATCACGTCGCCGACGTGCGCGCCTCGACACCGACTGCTGCAGGAAAGCTCATCGTCCCGGACGCAACAGCGGAAATCGAGAGCCTCAACGCAACCCGCCAGCGGCTGCGCCGAAGGCTAGCCACGCTCTTGGACTCCACTAGCAGCGAACTGCAGGCGCTGGCGACTCGCCTGGAACTGAACAGTCCGTCACGACTCTTGGCACAGCGGCGCCAGGAGATCCGCAACCTTCGCAGCCGCAACAACCTCGCGGTTATGGCGCAACTGACCGACGAACGCACCAGACTGACGGCACTGCAGCAGCGACCCGGGCTGGCGCGACCGGAGCAGTTGATCCAACCGCGTCGTACCGAGATCACGCAGCTGCGTGGGCAGCTGCAACGGTGCCAGATTTCGGCTCTACGAGATCGCCGCCAACACGTCACCAGCCAGCAGGCTCGACTGACCGCGCTGTCGCCACAGGGAACCTTGGACCGTGGCTACGCGGTTGTGCGCCGCCTGGATGACAGTTTGGTTCTAGATGCGGCTGACGTGGCCGTTGCCGAGCCCCTGACCGTACGGGTACGCACTGGGACTTTCCCCGTTGTTGTATCCGAAACCTTCGACCAAGCCGATGAGGAGAACTAA
- a CDS encoding exodeoxyribonuclease VII small subunit, whose amino-acid sequence METDEAVATLLATDVAELSYEQARDGLAVIVQRLEEGSPTLEQSMQLWEKGEELARRCNSWLDQAQARLDKATATTDDPTDSPDSESAANDQPPY is encoded by the coding sequence ATGGAAACCGACGAGGCCGTAGCCACCCTGCTGGCTACAGATGTCGCCGAACTCAGTTACGAACAAGCTCGTGACGGGCTAGCAGTCATTGTTCAGCGCCTGGAGGAAGGCAGCCCGACCCTGGAACAGTCCATGCAACTGTGGGAGAAGGGCGAGGAACTTGCGCGGCGCTGCAACAGTTGGCTGGATCAAGCACAAGCCCGGCTGGACAAGGCCACAGCAACAACCGACGATCCAACCGATTCGCCAGACTCGGAATCAGCGGCAAACGATCAGCCGCCGTACTGA
- a CDS encoding DUF4245 domain-containing protein translates to MSEPAVAEAPAPSDKHSPLRKTVGDIIRSMGVVAAIIAVVLLITWRPGPDPVREVAAAPVAQQVAAAVDFILLYPELPEGWRATTARFEPSEQSGDDPVWFNGWVSPQEEFVAVVQSEAENDRFIAEQTVGGTEASELPSGLNPAVNGWQPYVSSDGTQRSFVLQEDDVTTIVTGTLEWSELADFAATLQPVETPGAKSSTK, encoded by the coding sequence ATGTCGGAACCCGCAGTGGCCGAAGCGCCAGCCCCCAGCGACAAGCACAGTCCGCTGCGGAAAACCGTCGGTGACATCATCCGATCCATGGGAGTTGTCGCGGCGATCATTGCGGTAGTCCTGCTCATCACTTGGCGCCCGGGGCCGGATCCGGTTCGAGAAGTTGCTGCTGCTCCCGTCGCACAACAGGTAGCTGCGGCAGTGGACTTCATCTTGCTTTACCCAGAACTGCCCGAGGGTTGGCGTGCGACGACTGCTCGATTCGAGCCTAGTGAGCAATCTGGTGACGATCCGGTGTGGTTCAACGGTTGGGTGTCACCGCAAGAGGAGTTCGTTGCGGTTGTGCAATCAGAAGCAGAAAACGACAGATTCATTGCTGAGCAGACCGTCGGTGGCACCGAAGCGAGTGAGTTGCCTTCGGGCCTGAATCCCGCAGTTAACGGCTGGCAGCCCTACGTCAGTTCCGACGGCACTCAACGTTCATTCGTACTGCAGGAAGATGATGTGACCACGATCGTGACAGGGACTCTTGAATGGTCGGAACTCGCCGACTTTGCCGCCACCTTGCAGCCGGTGGAAACTCCAGGTGCCAAATCCAGCACCAAATAG
- a CDS encoding fumarate hydratase, translated as MAEFVYSPMLPLGPDETEYRLLSTDGVEQLDLGGQPFLRVSPEALRLVAFQAIADVQHLLRPGHLQQLSNILDDPDASPNDRFVALDLLKNANIAAGGVLPMCQDTGTAIIMGKRGQRVITEGPDELPLSRGVYDAYQQLNLRYSQMAPLTSWDERNTGTNLPAQIDLYASTAPQDELAYKFLILAKGGGSANKSFLYQQTKAVLNPKSLMTFLDERLRELGTAACPPYHLAVVIGGTSAEDSLRVAKYASTRYLDSLPTSGSMAGHAFRDTELEGEILQLTRDFDIGAQFGGKYFCHDVRVIRMPRHGASVPIAVAVSCSADRQAKAKITAEGIFLEQLETNPAQFLPEQEPAEEDIIVPIDLNQPMEQIRAELSKLPVATHVSLTGPIVVARDIAHAKIKEILDEGGEMPRYLRDHAVYYAGPAKTPEGYASGSFGPTTAGRMDSYVDQFQQAGGSFVMLAKGNRSRQVTDACKEHGGFYLGSIGGPAARLAQDNITKVEVIDFPELGMEAVWRIEVRDFPAFVIVDDKGNDFFADRMRPVANRIPVGPPAE; from the coding sequence ATGGCTGAATTCGTATACTCACCCATGCTGCCGCTCGGTCCGGACGAGACCGAGTACCGGTTGCTCTCCACCGACGGTGTCGAACAACTCGATCTCGGCGGCCAACCGTTCCTGCGGGTGTCACCAGAAGCGTTGCGACTCGTAGCCTTCCAAGCCATCGCTGACGTCCAGCACCTACTGCGTCCCGGCCACCTGCAGCAACTGAGCAACATTCTCGATGATCCAGATGCCAGCCCCAACGATCGCTTCGTCGCCCTGGACCTGCTGAAGAACGCCAACATCGCTGCTGGCGGGGTCTTGCCGATGTGTCAGGACACCGGTACCGCGATCATCATGGGTAAGCGTGGTCAACGGGTCATCACCGAGGGTCCGGACGAACTACCGCTGTCTCGCGGTGTGTACGACGCCTACCAGCAACTGAATTTGCGCTACTCGCAAATGGCACCGCTGACCTCGTGGGATGAGCGCAACACCGGTACCAACCTCCCAGCCCAGATCGATCTCTACGCCAGCACCGCGCCACAGGACGAACTGGCTTACAAGTTCTTGATCCTGGCCAAGGGTGGCGGCTCGGCCAATAAGTCCTTCCTCTATCAACAGACCAAGGCCGTACTCAACCCAAAATCACTGATGACATTTCTGGACGAGCGGCTGCGTGAACTTGGCACCGCCGCCTGCCCGCCGTATCACCTGGCGGTAGTGATTGGCGGCACGAGCGCCGAAGACAGCCTGCGGGTGGCCAAGTACGCGAGCACCCGCTACCTGGATTCGCTGCCCACCTCCGGGTCAATGGCCGGTCACGCCTTCCGCGACACGGAATTGGAGGGCGAGATCTTACAGTTGACCCGCGACTTCGACATCGGCGCTCAGTTCGGTGGCAAGTACTTCTGCCACGACGTCCGAGTCATTCGGATGCCCCGCCATGGTGCTTCAGTGCCGATCGCGGTGGCGGTGTCCTGCTCCGCCGACCGGCAGGCCAAGGCCAAAATCACCGCCGAGGGCATCTTCCTCGAGCAGTTGGAAACCAACCCCGCTCAGTTCCTCCCAGAACAGGAGCCGGCTGAGGAAGACATCATAGTTCCGATCGATTTGAACCAGCCGATGGAGCAGATCCGCGCGGAACTATCGAAACTGCCCGTGGCAACCCACGTCAGCCTGACCGGGCCGATCGTGGTGGCGCGCGATATCGCCCACGCGAAGATCAAAGAGATTCTTGACGAGGGCGGCGAGATGCCGCGCTACCTGCGCGACCACGCCGTCTACTACGCCGGGCCCGCCAAAACTCCTGAGGGCTACGCCTCCGGCTCGTTCGGCCCGACCACAGCGGGCCGGATGGACTCCTATGTGGATCAGTTCCAGCAGGCCGGTGGATCGTTCGTCATGCTCGCCAAAGGCAATCGATCCCGGCAGGTGACCGATGCCTGCAAGGAACACGGCGGGTTTTACTTGGGTTCGATTGGCGGTCCTGCTGCCCGATTAGCTCAAGACAACATCACCAAGGTCGAAGTCATCGACTTCCCCGAACTGGGTATGGAAGCGGTCTGGCGCATTGAGGTGCGCGACTTCCCGGCCTTCGTGATCGTCGACGACAAAGGCAACGACTTCTTCGCCGATCGAATGCGCCCGGTTGCCAACCGCATCCCCGTGGGTCCGCCAGCGGAGTAG
- a CDS encoding PhoH family protein translates to MAESDSVSRERRTYVLDTSVLLSDPRAIARFAEHDVVLPLVVVTELEAKRTHSELGYFARQALRLLDDLRVEHGRLDEAVPVGDDGGSLRVELNHADSSVLPQGFRLNDNDTRILSVASSLQQEGADVVLVSKDLPMRVKAAVIGIPAEEYRAELVVTSGWSGVEEMSVDAGQIDELYETGSIPVPPDAELLINSGVVLSATSSSALGRVTADKRIRLVRGDQEAFGLHGRSAEQRLALDALLDPEIGIVSLGGRAGTGKSALALAAGLESVLERGQHRKVMVFRPLYAVGGQELGYLPGAEQEKMSPWGQAVFDTLSAITTQSVIEEVQRRDMLEVLPLTHIRGRSLHDAFVIVDEAQSLERNVLLTVLSRIGKDAQVVLTHDVGQRDNLRVGRYDGVVAIIEQLKGHPLFAHVTLHRSERSAIAALVTDVLSDAR, encoded by the coding sequence ATGGCTGAGTCGGATTCTGTAAGTCGTGAGCGCCGGACGTACGTCCTAGACACTTCGGTGCTGCTGAGTGATCCGCGGGCGATTGCCAGATTCGCTGAACACGATGTGGTGCTCCCGCTGGTCGTCGTCACTGAGTTAGAGGCTAAGCGCACTCATTCCGAACTGGGTTACTTCGCGCGACAGGCGCTGCGCCTGCTCGATGACCTGCGAGTGGAGCACGGTCGGCTGGATGAAGCAGTGCCGGTAGGGGATGACGGCGGTTCGTTACGTGTCGAGTTGAACCACGCGGACAGTTCAGTGCTGCCGCAGGGCTTTCGCCTGAACGACAATGACACCCGGATCCTGTCGGTGGCTAGCAGTTTGCAACAAGAAGGCGCCGACGTGGTGTTGGTGTCTAAGGATCTGCCCATGCGGGTCAAAGCGGCAGTCATCGGGATACCGGCTGAGGAATACCGTGCTGAACTCGTGGTTACCTCCGGTTGGTCAGGGGTCGAAGAGATGTCGGTGGATGCCGGCCAGATCGATGAGTTGTACGAAACCGGTTCTATCCCGGTGCCACCGGACGCGGAGCTGTTGATCAACTCTGGCGTCGTGCTGTCAGCTACGAGTTCGTCTGCGCTGGGTCGGGTGACTGCCGACAAAAGAATCCGTTTGGTGCGTGGGGACCAGGAGGCGTTCGGGCTACATGGCCGCAGCGCTGAACAGCGGTTGGCCTTGGATGCCTTACTCGATCCCGAGATCGGCATTGTCTCGCTGGGTGGGCGGGCCGGTACCGGCAAGAGCGCACTCGCACTCGCGGCCGGTTTGGAGTCCGTTCTGGAGCGAGGGCAGCATCGCAAAGTCATGGTGTTCCGTCCGCTCTACGCGGTCGGCGGTCAGGAGCTCGGCTATTTGCCGGGGGCGGAGCAGGAAAAGATGTCGCCGTGGGGGCAGGCGGTGTTCGACACGCTGTCGGCTATCACTACCCAGTCGGTGATCGAGGAAGTGCAGCGCCGGGACATGTTGGAAGTACTGCCGCTGACTCACATACGCGGTCGCTCGTTGCACGATGCCTTCGTCATCGTGGATGAAGCGCAGTCACTGGAACGCAATGTGCTGCTGACTGTGCTGTCCCGGATCGGTAAGGACGCTCAAGTGGTGTTGACGCACGACGTCGGCCAGCGGGACAACCTGCGGGTGGGTCGCTACGACGGTGTGGTCGCGATTATTGAGCAGCTGAAGGGCCATCCGCTGTTTGCGCACGTGACCCTGCATCGCTCCGAGCGCTCTGCCATTGCGGCACTGGTGACCGACGTCCTGTCTGACGCTCGCTGA
- a CDS encoding isoprenyl transferase: MGLRNAVYGLYANRVLSRLPEAQLPRHVGVILDGNRRWATYHGSSSDDGHRAGAARIAEFIGWCEEVGVEVVTLWLLSTDNLQRPEPELESLLQIIEDTVDDLAEMGRWHIHPVGALDLLPASFGASLKAAEERTHEVDGLTVNIAVGYGGRRELVDAVRSLLQEHHERGTSLDDLAQVVDVEHIADHLYTRGQPDPDLVIRTSGEQRLSGFLLWQSAHSEFYFCEALWPDFRRVDFLRALRAYSQRQRRFGG; encoded by the coding sequence ATGGGGCTGCGAAACGCGGTGTATGGCCTGTATGCCAACCGCGTGCTCAGCAGGCTGCCAGAGGCACAGCTGCCGCGGCATGTCGGCGTCATCCTGGACGGCAACCGCCGCTGGGCGACCTATCACGGTTCGTCCTCAGACGATGGCCATCGAGCTGGGGCAGCCCGGATCGCGGAATTCATCGGTTGGTGTGAAGAGGTCGGTGTTGAGGTAGTCACGTTGTGGCTGCTATCCACGGACAATCTGCAACGGCCAGAGCCCGAACTGGAGTCGCTACTGCAGATCATCGAGGACACGGTTGATGACTTGGCAGAGATGGGTCGTTGGCACATCCACCCAGTGGGTGCGCTAGATCTGTTGCCAGCCTCCTTCGGTGCCTCGCTGAAGGCAGCTGAGGAGCGCACCCACGAGGTCGACGGTCTGACGGTCAATATTGCGGTGGGCTACGGTGGTCGGCGGGAACTCGTCGACGCTGTCCGCAGCCTGTTGCAAGAGCACCATGAGCGGGGTACCAGCCTCGACGACCTGGCCCAAGTGGTCGACGTCGAACACATCGCAGATCACCTCTACACTCGCGGGCAGCCGGATCCCGATCTGGTCATCCGGACCTCTGGTGAGCAACGGCTGTCTGGGTTCCTGCTTTGGCAAAGTGCGCACTCGGAGTTCTACTTCTGTGAAGCGCTGTGGCCAGACTTCCGCCGAGTGGACTTTCTGCGAGCCTTGCGTGCCTATTCGCAACGGCAGCGCCGCTTCGGCGGATAA
- a CDS encoding DUF3817 domain-containing protein, protein MTAEQPAAIPTNVRVIGLSGALLRFQVMAFITGVLLAVMTVIGLPYKYLLDGTAAWYSLGWMAHGWLYIAYVIVSLDLVFRMKWHLGRALLIILAGTIPFMSFVAERWVTRRVRPILAAT, encoded by the coding sequence GTGACGGCAGAACAACCCGCAGCGATCCCCACGAATGTGCGAGTGATCGGATTGTCCGGAGCGCTGCTGCGCTTCCAGGTGATGGCGTTCATCACTGGAGTCCTGCTCGCGGTGATGACGGTGATCGGTTTGCCGTATAAGTACCTGCTGGACGGTACCGCTGCTTGGTATTCGCTGGGCTGGATGGCCCATGGCTGGCTGTATATCGCCTACGTGATTGTCTCGTTGGACTTGGTGTTCCGGATGAAGTGGCACCTCGGTCGGGCGCTGCTGATTATCCTCGCTGGCACCATTCCCTTCATGAGTTTCGTGGCCGAACGATGGGTTACTCGTCGGGTCCGGCCGATCTTGGCCGCGACGTAG
- a CDS encoding DUF4307 domain-containing protein, which yields MTTQQELAARYGETARASRTRWLAGLLVLGYVALITWAAIGLASTEVEGNLVAWRADEREVAVDLEVRGNTPAGAVCVIKATDNYSVDVGYREVRISDLPTTTTVKIPTVIRAGSVTVLGCAAGDDELQVPPPDFPPGVAIP from the coding sequence ATGACGACTCAGCAGGAGCTTGCGGCTCGCTACGGCGAAACCGCGCGAGCCAGCCGAACCCGCTGGCTGGCCGGGCTGCTGGTGCTGGGCTACGTCGCCTTGATCACCTGGGCTGCGATCGGCCTGGCGAGTACTGAGGTAGAGGGAAATCTCGTCGCCTGGCGCGCTGATGAGCGCGAGGTGGCGGTAGACCTCGAGGTACGGGGCAATACTCCCGCCGGCGCAGTTTGCGTCATTAAGGCAACCGACAACTACTCGGTCGATGTGGGCTACCGCGAAGTGAGGATTTCCGACCTACCCACTACGACAACCGTCAAGATCCCGACGGTGATCCGCGCTGGGTCGGTGACGGTGCTTGGCTGTGCTGCTGGTGATGACGAACTTCAGGTCCCGCCACCGGATTTCCCACCAGGAGTAGCGATTCCCTAA